In Coregonus clupeaformis isolate EN_2021a chromosome 15, ASM2061545v1, whole genome shotgun sequence, one genomic interval encodes:
- the LOC121582843 gene encoding molybdopterin synthase sulfur carrier subunit, whose product MNTEVSVFYFAKSAELTGLKSETIRVPSELTTLELWQDLVSRHPRLSAVRDSVVLAVRQEYVALGDQCVSLREGDEVAVIPPLSGG is encoded by the exons ATGAATACCGAG GTGTCAGTGTTCTATTTCGCCAAAAGTGCCGAGCTGACGGGACTCAAATCGGAGACGATCAGGGTCCCCTCAGAACTGACGACCCTCGAGCTGTGGCAAGACCTTGTCAGCAGACACCCCAG ACTATCTGCTGTGCGCGATTCAGTTGTTTTGGCTGTGCGACAGGAGTACGTGGCCCTTGGGGACCAGTGCGTGAGccttagggagggggatgaggtTGCTGTCATTCCGCCATTGAGTGGaggataa
- the fstb gene encoding follistatin b isoform X2 → MFRMLQTPQLRQGLIALFMWFTHFMEDHKVQAGNCWLQQGKNGRCQVLYMSGMTREDCCRSGRLGTAWTEEDVPNSTLFRWMIFNGGAPNCIPCKETCDSVDCGPGKRCKMNKRNKPRCVCAPDCSNVTGRGSVCGSDGKSYRDECTMLRARCRNHPDLEVQYHGRCRKTCHGVRCPGSASCVVDQTNNAYCVTCNHQCPEVTSPDQYLCGNDGVVYASSCHLRRATCILGRSIGVAYEGKCIDARSCEDIVCRGAKRCLWDEASGRGRCSVCDEACPESRQAESVCSSDNNTYPSECSMRQAACAQQRLLEVKHSGSCNCLNLV, encoded by the exons ATGTTTAGGATGCTACAAACACCGCAGCTCCGCCAAGGCTTGATTGCGCTTTTCATGTGGTTCACTCACTTTATGGAGGACCACAAAGTCCAGG CCGGTAACTGCTGGTTGCAGCAGGGAAAGAACGGCCGGTGCCAGGTGCTCTACATGTCCGGGATGACCCGGGAGGACTGCTGCCGGAGTGGTCGTCTGGGCACGGCATGGACCGAGGAAGACGTGCCCAACAGCACGCTGTTCCGGTGGATGATCTTCAATGGAGGCGCGCCTAATTGCATACCTTGTAAAG AAACATGCGACAGTGTCGACTGTGGTCCTGGGAAGAGATGCAAGATGAACAAGAGGAACAagcctaggtgtgtgtgtgctccgGACTGCTCTAACGTCACAGGGCGGGGGTCCGTCTGTGGGTCTGATGGAAAGTCCTACAGGGACGAGTGCACCATGCTCAGGGCCCGATGCAGAAACCATCCCGACCTGGAGGTGCAGTACCACGGGCGCTGCCGCA AGACATGTCATGGAGTTCGCTGTCCTGGTAGCGCGTCGTGTGTCGTGGACCAGACGAATAACGCCTACTGTGTGACATGTAATCACCAGTGTCCAGAGGTGACGTCACCAGACCAGTACCTGTGTGGGAACGATGGTGTTGTTTACGCCAGTTCCTGCCACCTGAGGAGAGCCACGTGCATCTTGGGAAGGTCCATTGGTGTGGCCTACGAAGGGAAATGCATTG ACGCCAGGTCGTGTGAGGACATTGTGTGCCGGGGAGCAAAGCGTTGTCTGTGGGATGAAGCAAGTGGCCGTGGACGCTGCTCTGTGTGTGACGAGGCGTGTCCGGAAAGTCGCCAAGCCGAGAGTGTGTGCTCCAGCGACAACAACACTTACCCCAGCGAGTGTTCCATGAGGCAGGCCGCCTGTGCTCAGCAGCGCCTCCTGGAGGTCAAACACTCAGGATCCTGCAACT GTTTAAACCTGGTTTAA
- the fstb gene encoding follistatin b isoform X1 has translation MFRMLQTPQLRQGLIALFMWFTHFMEDHKVQAGNCWLQQGKNGRCQVLYMSGMTREDCCRSGRLGTAWTEEDVPNSTLFRWMIFNGGAPNCIPCKDGPIMHDDQFLHPSTQPSIHPSISETCDSVDCGPGKRCKMNKRNKPRCVCAPDCSNVTGRGSVCGSDGKSYRDECTMLRARCRNHPDLEVQYHGRCRKTCHGVRCPGSASCVVDQTNNAYCVTCNHQCPEVTSPDQYLCGNDGVVYASSCHLRRATCILGRSIGVAYEGKCIDARSCEDIVCRGAKRCLWDEASGRGRCSVCDEACPESRQAESVCSSDNNTYPSECSMRQAACAQQRLLEVKHSGSCNCLNLV, from the exons ATGTTTAGGATGCTACAAACACCGCAGCTCCGCCAAGGCTTGATTGCGCTTTTCATGTGGTTCACTCACTTTATGGAGGACCACAAAGTCCAGG CCGGTAACTGCTGGTTGCAGCAGGGAAAGAACGGCCGGTGCCAGGTGCTCTACATGTCCGGGATGACCCGGGAGGACTGCTGCCGGAGTGGTCGTCTGGGCACGGCATGGACCGAGGAAGACGTGCCCAACAGCACGCTGTTCCGGTGGATGATCTTCAATGGAGGCGCGCCTAATTGCATACCTTGTAAAG ACGGACCCATTATGCATGATGACCAGTTCCTCCATCCATCGacccaaccatccatccatccatccatttcaGAAACATGCGACAGTGTCGACTGTGGTCCTGGGAAGAGATGCAAGATGAACAAGAGGAACAagcctaggtgtgtgtgtgctccgGACTGCTCTAACGTCACAGGGCGGGGGTCCGTCTGTGGGTCTGATGGAAAGTCCTACAGGGACGAGTGCACCATGCTCAGGGCCCGATGCAGAAACCATCCCGACCTGGAGGTGCAGTACCACGGGCGCTGCCGCA AGACATGTCATGGAGTTCGCTGTCCTGGTAGCGCGTCGTGTGTCGTGGACCAGACGAATAACGCCTACTGTGTGACATGTAATCACCAGTGTCCAGAGGTGACGTCACCAGACCAGTACCTGTGTGGGAACGATGGTGTTGTTTACGCCAGTTCCTGCCACCTGAGGAGAGCCACGTGCATCTTGGGAAGGTCCATTGGTGTGGCCTACGAAGGGAAATGCATTG ACGCCAGGTCGTGTGAGGACATTGTGTGCCGGGGAGCAAAGCGTTGTCTGTGGGATGAAGCAAGTGGCCGTGGACGCTGCTCTGTGTGTGACGAGGCGTGTCCGGAAAGTCGCCAAGCCGAGAGTGTGTGCTCCAGCGACAACAACACTTACCCCAGCGAGTGTTCCATGAGGCAGGCCGCCTGTGCTCAGCAGCGCCTCCTGGAGGTCAAACACTCAGGATCCTGCAACT GTTTAAACCTGGTTTAA
- the LOC121582842 gene encoding molybdopterin synthase catalytic subunit, with product MAEGEGDPRDLIKLTHDKLSVDTVSDSVTCPSCGAISIFIGTTRNSFEGMKVVQLEYEAYVPMAESELRKIYTDIRARWPTVRHICVHHRLGVVPVTEASVIIGISSPHRGDSLEAVQYCIDTLKATVPIWKKEVYEADESCWKENKECQWT from the exons ATGGCTGAGGGGGAAGGGGATCCCAGGGATCTGATTAAACTGACACATGACAAACTCTCTGTGGACACAGTGTCAGACTCTGTCACCTGCCCCTCCTGTGGAGCCATCTCCATCTTCATAG GGACGACGAGGAACAGTTTCGAGGGGATGAAGGTGGTGCAGCTGGAGTATGAAGCCTACGTCCCCATGGCCGAATCAGAACTCAGGAAGATATACACTGACATCAGGGCAAGATGGCCGACTGTCAGGCACATCTGTGTTCATCATCGACTGGG GGTGGTGCCTGTGACTGAGGCCAGTGTGATCATCGGCATCTCGTCTCCTCACCGAGGGGACTCTCTGGAGGCAGTGCAGTACTGTATAGACACCCTGAAAGCCACCGTtcccatatggaagaag GAGGTGTATGAAGCTGACGAGTCCTGTTGGAAAGAGAACAAAGAGTGCCAGTGGACATGA